A genomic stretch from Ureibacillus composti includes:
- the yhfH gene encoding protein YhfH: MLENVVEFFKNLPEKVCVQCGDKIEEQSECYSNTCDKCNSL; this comes from the coding sequence ATGTTAGAGAATGTAGTTGAATTCTTCAAAAACTTACCTGAAAAAGTTTGTGTTCAATGCGGTGATAAAATCGAAGAGCAAAGTGAATGCTACAGCAACACTTGTGATAAATGTAACTCTTTATAA
- the hemH gene encoding ferrochelatase, with protein MKPVRGLLVMAYGTPYKEEDIERYYTHIRHGRKPSEEHLEDLKSRYKAIGGISPLAEMTKKQARALCERLNEVQDEVEYKLYIGLKHIDPFIEDAVEAMVKDGITEAVTIVLAPHFSTFSIKSYNGRVKEAAEKLGSSMKITSVEAWYDQPKFIEYWKQVVNNAFAEMSDEEREKACLIVSNHSLPEKIKLAGDPYEEQLIETARLIQEATGIENVEVGWQSAGQTPEPWLGPDVQDLTRDLYEEKGFRSFVYTPVGFVTEHLEVLYDNDYECRIVCEELGANYRRPPMPNTHPLFIDAMVDAIDKKLAE; from the coding sequence TTGAAAGATATTATACACATATTCGTCACGGACGTAAGCCATCTGAAGAGCATTTAGAAGATTTAAAAAGCCGATATAAAGCAATTGGTGGAATTTCGCCTCTAGCAGAGATGACAAAAAAACAAGCTCGGGCACTTTGTGAACGTTTAAACGAAGTACAAGATGAAGTTGAATATAAATTATACATCGGATTAAAACATATTGATCCGTTTATTGAAGATGCAGTTGAAGCAATGGTGAAGGATGGAATTACAGAAGCGGTAACGATTGTTCTTGCACCACACTTCTCTACATTCTCAATTAAATCTTATAACGGACGTGTTAAAGAAGCAGCTGAAAAATTAGGAAGCTCTATGAAAATCACATCTGTTGAAGCTTGGTACGATCAACCAAAATTCATCGAATATTGGAAACAAGTTGTTAACAACGCATTTGCTGAAATGTCGGATGAAGAACGAGAAAAAGCTTGTCTAATCGTTTCAAATCACTCCTTACCAGAAAAAATCAAATTAGCTGGGGACCCATATGAGGAACAATTAATCGAAACAGCTCGTTTAATTCAAGAAGCAACGGGTATTGAAAATGTGGAAGTAGGCTGGCAATCGGCTGGACAAACTCCAGAACCTTGGCTTGGACCAGATGTTCAAGATTTAACAAGAGACCTTTATGAAGAAAAAGGGTTCCGTTCGTTTGTTTACACACCAGTAGGGTTTGTCACAGAACATTTAGAAGTTCTTTATGATAATGACTATGAATGTAGAATAGTATGTGAAGAACTTGGAGCGAATTATCGTCGTCCGCCAATGCCTAATACACATCCTTTATTTATTGATGCGATGGTGGATGCGATCGATAAAAAGCTAGCAGAATAA
- a CDS encoding FixH family protein, producing MKKWLVSLIAVPLFLLGCSSNEPEIDTNDEPVDISALEVKVDILTPEKVAVNETVELAAHVTQNDENINDAESVKFEVWESGHRDAAQMLEGKLDEDGVYKAEITFDHDGVYYMFAHTTARGMHTMPKQQIIAGNPDMSKVIEDEGSDTVEKMEEHTSTDDHSEMNTESEGEHSSH from the coding sequence ATGAAAAAGTGGTTAGTTAGTTTAATAGCAGTGCCGCTATTCCTTTTAGGATGTTCTTCAAATGAACCAGAGATCGATACAAATGATGAACCGGTAGATATTTCGGCGTTAGAAGTAAAAGTTGACATCTTAACACCTGAGAAAGTAGCGGTCAACGAAACGGTTGAACTAGCAGCGCATGTAACACAAAATGATGAAAATATTAATGATGCTGAATCTGTTAAATTCGAAGTTTGGGAATCCGGACATCGTGATGCTGCTCAAATGTTGGAAGGCAAGCTAGATGAAGATGGTGTTTATAAAGCAGAAATAACTTTCGATCATGACGGCGTTTATTATATGTTTGCTCACACAACTGCGCGCGGTATGCACACAATGCCGAAGCAACAAATTATTGCTGGGAACCCGGATATGAGTAAAGTCATTGAAGACGAAGGCAGCGATACAGTGGAAAAGATGGAAGAACACACTAGTACAGATGACCATTCCGAAATGAATACAGAAAGTGAAGGAGAACATTCCTCGCATTAA
- the hemY gene encoding protoporphyrinogen oxidase, which translates to MVRVTLTRRKVAVIGGGITGLTAAFYLQKEAQLKNLPIDVVLIESSLRLGGKIQTLRKDGFIIDRGPESFLDYSNSVQELASDLGIEQQLVNNNKGQTYVAVGSQLYPIPNGIMFGGSLEVSSFITSGLLSLTGKIRAVGDLLLPKTKEQTDEPIGDFFRRRFGKEVVENLVEPILAGTFAGDIDHLSIRSMFPQFFQLEKQYRSLILGINKSGKSIAKEHVETYNTFKNGLETLVEELEKQLHPSSILKGIKVEAIENLNDGSVKIHSNHIAPIKCDAVIMTTPFNVTKDIFQKDGLLEDIPNMNYSTIATVTMAFKQNGENRYKDALNFFVSRNSDLSITTCTWLNHKWNNVAPPGYDLLRAYIGRVGDEAIVELSDEDIERTVRNDLEKALGITSSPEFTNVSRWKQSMPQYTVGHDGRMQQVKDEIQHEFPQVMLVGSSYDGISVPDCVTQGRNAALQLIENITERQLISNKL; encoded by the coding sequence ATGGTGAGGGTGACTTTGACTAGACGAAAAGTTGCCGTTATAGGTGGTGGAATTACCGGTTTAACGGCGGCATTCTATTTACAAAAGGAAGCACAACTGAAAAATTTGCCAATCGATGTTGTATTAATAGAGTCTTCATTACGGTTGGGTGGTAAAATTCAAACTTTAAGAAAAGATGGATTTATCATCGATCGTGGTCCTGAATCTTTTTTAGACTACTCAAACAGTGTGCAGGAGTTGGCGAGTGATTTAGGAATAGAACAACAGTTAGTTAATAACAACAAAGGGCAAACCTACGTTGCAGTTGGTAGTCAATTGTACCCGATTCCAAACGGTATAATGTTCGGTGGGTCACTTGAAGTCTCCTCATTCATTACATCCGGATTACTTTCATTAACTGGTAAAATTAGAGCTGTTGGTGATCTTTTATTACCTAAAACGAAAGAACAAACTGACGAGCCAATAGGTGATTTCTTTCGACGTCGTTTTGGGAAAGAGGTAGTTGAAAATTTAGTTGAACCAATTCTTGCTGGTACATTTGCAGGAGATATTGATCATCTAAGTATTCGCTCGATGTTCCCACAGTTCTTTCAATTAGAGAAACAGTATCGAAGTTTAATTCTTGGAATAAATAAATCTGGCAAATCAATTGCAAAAGAGCATGTGGAGACGTATAACACTTTTAAAAATGGGCTTGAGACTTTAGTAGAGGAATTGGAAAAGCAATTACACCCAAGTTCTATATTAAAGGGAATTAAAGTCGAAGCAATTGAAAATTTAAATGATGGTTCTGTAAAAATTCACTCGAATCATATTGCGCCTATAAAATGCGACGCAGTGATTATGACAACGCCATTTAATGTAACGAAGGACATTTTTCAAAAGGATGGGCTTTTAGAAGACATACCTAACATGAATTACTCAACAATTGCTACTGTGACGATGGCATTTAAACAAAATGGCGAAAATAGATATAAAGACGCTCTAAATTTTTTCGTTTCCAGAAATAGTGATTTATCCATCACTACATGTACATGGTTGAATCACAAATGGAATAATGTAGCACCACCAGGGTATGATTTACTACGTGCTTATATTGGACGCGTTGGAGATGAAGCAATCGTAGAATTATCTGATGAAGATATTGAGCGAACTGTCCGAAATGATTTAGAAAAAGCACTCGGAATAACTAGTTCACCAGAATTTACGAATGTTTCGCGTTGGAAGCAGTCAATGCCACAATATACGGTAGGACATGACGGACGGATGCAACAGGTGAAGGACGAGATTCAACATGAATTTCCTCAAGTGATGCTAGTTGGCAGTTCATATGATGGCATTAGTGTACCCGATTGTGTTACACAGGGAAGAAATGCCGCACTTCAATTAATCGAAAATATTACAGAACGCCAATTAATCTCTAATAAATTATAG
- a CDS encoding ATP-binding protein → MKKLSIKIWALILVFLFITIAFMYVFTDIIYEQLYVEHTKESMVEVGENLQTMYTGGKVTDELVDKVDQYNLFSNYKVFAVRNPKELSACLPFEIDYDTLIGTDERKQLLQGDYITKIGYEKRFDRQVISVILPLTDQDRLEGILYLYYPLAKISELPKKEVIILISSVLLFAIVVGYFVRKGIQLLMKPLNELHEAVEKMSQRNYETRVSVTSKDEIGKLSVAFNEMAAEIQREDEEQRTFLATVSHELRTPISYVKGYSEAIQNNFVEGKEREEAMELIVREANRMERLTNEIFQLARSKNNIEDLKLYPIVLAETVRDSVKLLEQQAENKKMTLSVSLDENIIVLANEEKLKQIFINVIENAIRYSMVGSKVNIMTKIMKEEAVIEIADNGIGIPSEDLPHITERFYRVNKARSRADGGSGLGLSIVDQLVTQHNGKLAIVSEVGKGTIVTITIPCMEEI, encoded by the coding sequence ATGAAGAAATTATCAATTAAAATATGGGCATTAATCCTCGTCTTTTTATTTATTACCATTGCGTTTATGTATGTCTTTACAGATATCATTTATGAGCAATTGTATGTAGAACATACGAAAGAATCGATGGTGGAGGTAGGAGAAAATCTACAAACAATGTACACAGGTGGGAAAGTGACGGATGAACTTGTTGACAAGGTTGATCAGTATAATCTGTTTTCAAATTACAAAGTGTTTGCCGTTCGCAATCCTAAAGAGTTAAGTGCCTGTTTGCCGTTTGAAATAGATTACGACACATTGATTGGTACTGATGAACGAAAGCAATTATTACAGGGAGATTATATTACCAAAATAGGATATGAAAAGAGATTTGATCGACAAGTCATTTCCGTTATCTTACCGCTAACTGATCAAGATCGTTTAGAAGGGATATTGTATCTTTATTACCCATTAGCGAAAATAAGTGAGCTTCCGAAAAAGGAAGTAATCATTCTTATTAGTAGTGTCTTACTATTTGCTATTGTCGTAGGATATTTCGTCCGTAAAGGGATTCAACTCCTTATGAAACCTTTAAATGAATTACATGAAGCGGTTGAAAAGATGTCTCAGCGAAATTATGAAACTCGGGTTAGTGTTACATCAAAAGATGAGATTGGAAAGCTTTCGGTTGCATTTAATGAAATGGCTGCTGAAATTCAGAGAGAAGATGAGGAACAAAGAACGTTTCTTGCGACTGTTTCCCATGAGCTGAGAACACCAATTAGTTATGTAAAAGGGTATAGTGAAGCCATTCAAAATAACTTCGTCGAAGGAAAAGAGCGGGAAGAGGCGATGGAGTTAATTGTTCGTGAAGCAAACAGAATGGAAAGACTAACGAATGAAATATTTCAGCTCGCAAGGTCTAAAAACAATATAGAGGATCTAAAACTATACCCAATTGTATTAGCTGAAACAGTTAGAGATTCTGTAAAACTATTAGAACAGCAAGCAGAAAATAAGAAAATGACACTAAGCGTTTCATTAGATGAAAATATTATTGTCCTTGCCAATGAAGAAAAATTAAAGCAAATTTTTATCAATGTCATTGAAAATGCAATCCGTTATTCAATGGTAGGTTCAAAAGTTAACATAATGACTAAAATAATGAAGGAAGAGGCAGTGATTGAAATTGCCGATAATGGAATTGGTATTCCATCAGAAGATTTACCCCATATTACCGAGAGGTTTTATCGTGTAAATAAAGCAAGAAGCCGTGCAGACGGTGGAAGTGGGCTAGGGTTAAGCATTGTAGATCAACTCGTCACACAACATAATGGTAAGCTAGCAATAGTAAGCGAGGTAGGAAAAGGTACAATCGTAACAATTACAATACCATGTATGGAGGAAATATAA
- a CDS encoding YncE family protein, protein MKDRKVFILLAILIVLTGCSEKGFTPINHHQSFVGAVNIVEPAVSFYDPSGDKIATWKFEKAYTGAVLIQKDQILMYGHELNEADLYQLSNGKKKATIETGVGTTNAYYDKENQLFFITNSANNTVTSYDLNGKKLNQTKLGNYPMSMASHDGKLYVVNYKDTVLSVLNMKTLEVEQKWEIDKSSNGIVVVPENNSIWIGGHGEGSQPNQTVDIYDLHTGKNIGVLEAAFMPIGFAKSDHEVYIVNHGSNELVVTNLSGEVLWHIEVGANPFSVTYIRDQIVVAGYDDSKVYFIRNGKIEKQIETNKGPFQLLVREVGT, encoded by the coding sequence GTGAAGGATAGAAAAGTCTTTATACTCCTTGCAATACTTATAGTTTTGACAGGGTGTTCCGAAAAAGGTTTTACTCCTATTAATCATCATCAATCCTTTGTCGGCGCTGTAAATATTGTGGAACCAGCTGTTAGCTTTTACGATCCTTCAGGAGATAAGATTGCCACATGGAAATTTGAAAAGGCTTATACTGGGGCTGTCTTAATTCAAAAAGATCAAATTTTAATGTATGGACATGAACTAAATGAAGCTGACCTATATCAGCTTTCTAATGGGAAAAAGAAGGCAACAATTGAAACAGGAGTAGGTACGACAAATGCCTATTATGACAAAGAGAACCAATTGTTTTTTATAACTAACAGCGCTAATAATACCGTTACGAGCTATGACCTAAATGGGAAAAAATTAAACCAAACAAAATTGGGGAATTATCCAATGTCTATGGCATCACATGATGGGAAATTATATGTTGTAAACTATAAAGATACTGTTCTATCTGTTCTAAATATGAAAACGTTAGAAGTTGAACAAAAGTGGGAGATCGATAAGTCCTCAAATGGCATTGTCGTTGTTCCTGAAAACAATTCCATTTGGATTGGAGGACATGGGGAAGGAAGTCAGCCAAACCAAACAGTTGATATTTATGATTTACACACTGGAAAAAATATAGGTGTTCTAGAAGCAGCCTTTATGCCTATTGGTTTTGCCAAAAGTGATCATGAAGTTTATATTGTAAACCATGGATCGAATGAATTAGTTGTAACGAATTTATCGGGTGAGGTTTTGTGGCACATCGAAGTTGGTGCTAATCCTTTTTCTGTTACCTATATAAGGGACCAAATAGTTGTAGCTGGTTACGATGATAGTAAAGTGTACTTCATACGCAACGGAAAAATAGAAAAACAAATAGAGACGAATAAAGGACCTTTTCAATTATTAGTTAGGGAGGTAGGGACATGA
- a CDS encoding response regulator transcription factor — protein MTTILIVDDEKDMRNLVKMILSKYNFKTYTASNGEEAYNTIFNEDIDLVLLDVMMPGEDGFVVCENIRKISSVPVIFLTARDANDDKVKGLTIGGDDYIVKPFTASELVARIAAVLRRTGKSDTQINHKTIEFGPIKIDEVSRKAFVSNQHIPLTLKEFELLYLFVKNPDIVYSREQLLERVWDMEYAGGTRTVDTHIKTLRLKLAKESKEASDYIQTVWGIGYRFERIK, from the coding sequence ATGACGACTATATTAATCGTTGATGATGAAAAAGACATGCGTAATTTAGTTAAAATGATTCTATCAAAATATAACTTTAAGACATATACTGCTTCAAATGGTGAAGAGGCTTACAATACAATATTTAATGAAGATATCGATCTTGTGTTATTAGATGTGATGATGCCAGGGGAAGATGGATTTGTTGTTTGCGAAAATATAAGAAAAATCTCCTCTGTTCCCGTTATCTTCTTAACAGCACGTGACGCTAACGATGACAAAGTAAAGGGTTTAACCATTGGTGGGGACGATTACATCGTAAAGCCATTTACAGCAAGTGAACTTGTCGCAAGAATAGCAGCAGTTTTAAGACGAACTGGAAAGAGTGATACACAAATAAATCATAAAACAATTGAGTTTGGTCCAATTAAGATTGATGAAGTATCTAGAAAAGCCTTTGTGAGTAATCAACATATCCCATTAACATTAAAGGAATTTGAACTTTTATATTTATTTGTGAAAAATCCAGATATCGTATATTCAAGGGAGCAACTTTTAGAACGAGTTTGGGATATGGAATATGCAGGTGGGACAAGAACGGTTGATACTCATATTAAGACGCTACGTTTAAAACTTGCAAAAGAATCAAAGGAAGCAAGCGATTACATACAAACTGTATGGGGTATTGGCTATCGCTTTGAAAGAATTAAATGA